A window of Eubacteriaceae bacterium ES3 contains these coding sequences:
- a CDS encoding DegV family protein — MAIKFIVDSMCETNSEILYRYDFDVLHIPVSLDDKTYSDGIDITPQMVIDFVENNKKSFPKTAQIMPTDMMNLFEKHLKNGDDVIYLAFSSKLSGTYQTASLLIRDFREKYPERKITVVDSLSATTGQALILYQGLKLDKLNRPYEEIVETMNFLAHHIQIFFLVGDIKWLAQGGRISKNAAMIGDMLKIVPILYIPDGEIHVYEKIRGEKKALKRLFAIIEEKMGPHRNQIMGLVQSTAPGLQDKAMKHFEKELGIKNFMTPEGAGSALTVHIGKNCLGIMFFDDLPDNYVNVIP; from the coding sequence ATGTGCTTCATATTCCGGTCTCACTGGATGACAAAACTTATTCCGATGGGATCGATATTACACCGCAGATGGTTATCGATTTTGTGGAAAACAATAAAAAAAGCTTCCCGAAAACAGCTCAGATCATGCCTACTGATATGATGAACCTTTTTGAAAAACATTTAAAAAACGGCGATGATGTAATTTATCTGGCTTTTTCGTCTAAATTATCAGGAACTTATCAGACCGCCAGTCTTTTAATTAGGGATTTCAGGGAAAAATATCCTGAACGTAAAATCACAGTCGTTGATTCATTATCTGCGACAACCGGCCAGGCTCTAATTCTCTATCAGGGCCTTAAGCTTGATAAATTAAACCGGCCCTATGAAGAAATCGTCGAAACTATGAACTTTCTTGCTCACCATATCCAAATTTTCTTTCTCGTTGGCGATATCAAGTGGCTGGCTCAAGGGGGGCGAATCAGCAAGAATGCTGCAATGATCGGTGATATGCTTAAAATCGTTCCAATCCTCTATATTCCCGATGGTGAAATTCATGTTTACGAAAAAATCCGTGGCGAGAAAAAGGCCTTAAAACGGCTTTTTGCTATCATCGAAGAAAAAATGGGACCTCATCGCAACCAGATTATGGGGCTGGTTCAAAGCACAGCTCCCGGACTGCAGGACAAAGCAATGAAGCATTTCGAAAAAGAACTGGGGATCAAAAATTTCATGACCCCCGAAGGTGCCGGTTCCGCCCTTACCGTTCATATCGGAAAAAACTGTTTGGGGATCATGTTCTTTGACGATTTGCCTGACAACTATGTCAACGTCATCCCTTAA
- a CDS encoding TIGR00266 family protein produces the protein MNYEIKGGNLPVVLVNLEGGESIFTESGGMSWMSDGMKMETNTKGGLLKGLKRTFSGDSLFMTTYTSGRDGGHIAFTSSFPGEIRALPLQKGQTIICQKRAFLAAETSIDLDIYFKKSLGVGLFGGEGFILQKLTGPGTAFVELDGSVMEYNLAPGEVMKVDQGHVGMFEESVSFDIQTVKGVKNMFLSGEGVFLATLKGPGRVWLQTMPLSRIVNLIAMSMPEKG, from the coding sequence ATGAATTATGAAATTAAGGGCGGAAATCTGCCGGTTGTATTGGTCAACCTGGAAGGCGGAGAGTCAATTTTCACTGAATCAGGTGGAATGTCATGGATGTCTGATGGGATGAAAATGGAAACCAATACCAAAGGGGGCCTGCTAAAAGGTCTTAAGCGAACATTTTCCGGAGATTCTTTATTTATGACAACTTATACTTCAGGCCGAGACGGCGGTCATATTGCTTTCACTTCGAGTTTTCCGGGAGAAATCAGAGCCTTGCCCCTGCAAAAAGGACAAACGATCATTTGCCAAAAAAGAGCTTTTCTAGCCGCTGAAACTTCTATTGATCTGGATATATATTTTAAGAAAAGTCTCGGTGTAGGCTTGTTTGGCGGAGAAGGATTTATCCTCCAGAAACTGACAGGACCGGGTACAGCCTTTGTTGAGCTGGATGGGTCGGTGATGGAATATAACCTGGCTCCGGGCGAGGTTATGAAGGTCGATCAGGGTCATGTGGGGATGTTCGAAGAATCAGTATCCTTTGATATTCAAACCGTTAAGGGTGTTAAAAATATGTTTTTAAGCGGTGAAGGCGTATTTCTGGCAACCTTAAAGGGCCCTGGTCGGGTCTGGCTGCAGACCATGCCGTTGAGCCGAATTGTCAATCTGATCGCCATGTCCATGCCGGAAAAAGGCTAA
- a CDS encoding aconitate hydratase translates to MGQTLTEKIIANHLVVGEMVKGEEIGIRIDQTLTQDSTGTMAYLQFEAMEVPRVKTKKSLAYIDHNMLQEGPENMDDHRYIQSVTKKHGVYFSKPGNGICHQVQIERFGVPGDTLVGSDSHTPTGGGIGMLAIGAGGLDVAVAMAGDPYYIIMPKVVQVELTGKLRTGVSSKDVILEVLRQCTVKGGVNKVFEYTGEGVKTLTVPERATITNMGAELGATTSIFPSDEMTEKFLKAQGRVEDFKALAADSDAEYDEVVKVDLSALEPLTACPHSPDKVVKVSEIEGMPVNQVAIGSCTNSSWLDLMKVAKIMKGKTIAENVSFVIAPGSKQVLTMLAENGALADLLNAGARILECGCGPCIGMGQAPCTDAVSLRTFNRNFFGRSGTPSADVYLLSPETAAVSALAGVLTNPLGKVELSDIEMPEAFLLNDTMVMEPAPEGTEVEVIKGPNIKPFPETKPLEKEVAGKALIVVEDNITTDHIMPSNAKLLPYRSNIPYLSNYCLTPCDAEFPQRAIDNKGGFIVGGSNYGQGSSREHAALAPVYLGIKGVAVKSFARIHKNNLINNGILPLEFVDEADYDTISLNDELAIEDALQAVKDGEAKLINKTKGLTYTMKIEVSQRQKEMLLAGGLINLIKSKK, encoded by the coding sequence ATGGGACAAACATTAACCGAGAAAATTATTGCAAATCACCTGGTTGTGGGTGAAATGGTAAAGGGCGAGGAGATCGGGATTCGTATTGACCAGACCCTGACACAGGATTCCACCGGGACTATGGCTTATCTGCAGTTTGAAGCAATGGAAGTGCCGCGAGTAAAAACTAAAAAGTCATTAGCTTATATTGATCACAATATGCTTCAGGAGGGCCCTGAAAATATGGATGATCATCGTTATATTCAAAGTGTTACCAAAAAGCACGGGGTTTATTTTTCAAAACCGGGTAACGGTATTTGTCATCAGGTTCAGATTGAACGCTTCGGCGTACCAGGTGATACACTGGTAGGCTCGGACAGTCATACACCGACTGGCGGTGGAATTGGGATGCTGGCGATTGGTGCTGGAGGTCTGGATGTGGCAGTTGCCATGGCTGGTGATCCTTATTATATTATCATGCCTAAAGTTGTTCAGGTGGAATTGACCGGAAAACTTCGAACCGGTGTGTCTTCAAAGGATGTCATCCTGGAAGTACTAAGACAATGTACGGTTAAAGGTGGCGTAAATAAAGTCTTTGAATATACCGGTGAAGGGGTTAAAACTTTAACTGTTCCCGAACGGGCAACCATTACCAATATGGGTGCGGAACTGGGAGCGACAACTTCAATCTTCCCATCCGATGAAATGACCGAGAAATTTTTAAAAGCCCAGGGCAGAGTTGAAGATTTTAAAGCACTTGCAGCAGATAGCGATGCTGAATATGATGAGGTTGTTAAGGTCGATTTATCAGCGCTGGAACCATTAACAGCCTGTCCTCACAGCCCTGATAAGGTTGTCAAGGTTTCAGAGATTGAAGGCATGCCAGTTAATCAGGTTGCTATTGGCTCTTGTACCAATTCATCCTGGCTGGATCTGATGAAGGTTGCGAAAATCATGAAGGGAAAAACCATTGCTGAGAATGTTTCCTTTGTTATAGCACCGGGATCAAAACAGGTTTTGACTATGCTTGCTGAAAATGGTGCTTTAGCAGATTTATTAAATGCTGGTGCCCGAATCCTTGAGTGTGGTTGCGGCCCTTGTATTGGAATGGGTCAAGCACCCTGTACCGATGCAGTATCCCTTAGAACCTTTAATCGAAACTTCTTTGGGCGATCGGGAACACCATCTGCCGATGTTTATCTGTTAAGTCCAGAAACCGCTGCAGTATCTGCTTTAGCTGGAGTTCTAACAAATCCTTTAGGTAAGGTGGAGTTATCGGATATTGAAATGCCAGAAGCATTCCTTTTGAATGATACTATGGTGATGGAGCCGGCACCGGAAGGCACTGAAGTGGAAGTCATTAAAGGACCAAATATCAAACCTTTCCCTGAAACAAAACCGCTTGAAAAAGAAGTCGCTGGAAAAGCATTAATCGTCGTAGAAGATAATATAACCACTGACCATATTATGCCATCGAACGCAAAACTTCTGCCATACCGATCTAATATTCCTTACCTTTCAAATTACTGTCTGACTCCCTGTGATGCGGAATTCCCACAACGAGCCATTGATAATAAAGGTGGATTTATTGTAGGCGGTTCCAACTATGGTCAGGGTTCCAGTCGTGAACATGCTGCACTGGCCCCTGTTTACCTGGGAATCAAAGGGGTTGCGGTAAAATCTTTTGCCAGAATTCATAAAAACAACCTGATTAACAATGGGATTCTGCCATTGGAATTTGTCGATGAAGCAGACTACGATACCATATCATTAAATGACGAATTGGCCATTGAAGATGCGCTGCAGGCGGTTAAAGATGGTGAAGCCAAGCTGATTAATAAAACAAAGGGCTTAACTTATACGATGAAAATCGAAGTTTCACAGCGCCAGAAAGAAATGCTGCTTGCTGGTGGACTGATCAACCTGATTAAATCAAAAAAATAA
- a CDS encoding sensor domain-containing diguanylate cyclase: MKSVKQKFRFVMLCIVTTVMIMSGFLFLGKVWQIAEGVSKGYARLFNNEIVGEINTYVNREIGVVEKLANTGVIKEFLRNPDGDKTLESAMESVREFNRVFVYHNTFLVPGESQDFYFFNQSSDGEISPPEGQLDINNERDRWYFDLLESSEDYSLKIDVDRFLDTLGMWLNMKVIDDGKILGVVGTQMGLEGFIDNILKLYEQDGVRTFVINEEGEIQLGRTSDEQPEEPALIELENNEITELSERDNDSQHMSKTIYEYYSNFDLDRAKLYFDEHGIDDSYVFEVTGGAFQYGAIAPILDSGWYVITFYDMENIISLNNLLFYFIVAMGLMGLLAILINMAIEKMMIQPFSKIMESTVLKEGERSVEIYGLSRNDEFGELARSIDTMSRQLVEAIPVGLFILGQDQVFKYGNPYFLKQFKCESSEEFKQVMEESPEKIFGSRGIFHAFLDRMIRKSSHLSVELELHDLEGEMFWAEIQVERIKKNAFEWEYEGILINVTNQKNEESRLIEEASRDSLTGIYNRAYFNRKIEKQMEHADRYRSDLSMVIFDLDHFKKINDTFGHQIGDAVLIKTAEMVEEMLRQTDILVRWGGEEFAILMPETTLEAGIAVSERIRQVLESFEHPDAKIVTASFGVAQRARHEEMLSFFTRADEALYEAKETGRNRVCGKKEGSLS, from the coding sequence ATGAAAAGTGTAAAACAAAAATTCAGATTTGTGATGTTGTGTATTGTCACAACAGTGATGATAATGAGCGGGTTTTTATTTTTGGGAAAAGTCTGGCAGATTGCTGAAGGGGTATCTAAAGGCTATGCCCGTTTATTTAATAATGAGATTGTTGGTGAAATCAATACCTATGTCAACCGAGAAATAGGAGTTGTTGAGAAACTGGCAAATACAGGTGTGATAAAAGAATTTCTAAGAAACCCTGATGGGGATAAGACTTTAGAATCGGCGATGGAATCAGTTCGGGAGTTTAATCGGGTCTTTGTGTATCATAATACTTTTTTGGTTCCTGGGGAAAGCCAGGACTTTTACTTTTTTAATCAGTCATCAGATGGGGAGATATCGCCGCCAGAAGGCCAGCTTGATATAAACAATGAGCGGGATCGATGGTATTTTGATCTATTGGAAAGTTCAGAAGACTACAGCCTGAAAATTGATGTGGATCGGTTCTTAGATACTTTAGGAATGTGGCTCAATATGAAGGTTATTGATGATGGAAAAATTTTGGGTGTTGTGGGAACTCAGATGGGTCTGGAGGGTTTCATTGATAATATCCTTAAACTGTATGAGCAGGATGGCGTTCGTACTTTTGTTATCAATGAAGAAGGCGAGATTCAATTGGGCAGAACAAGTGATGAACAGCCGGAAGAACCAGCCCTAATAGAATTGGAAAACAATGAGATTACGGAATTATCAGAGCGTGATAACGACAGCCAGCATATGTCCAAAACGATTTATGAATATTATTCAAACTTTGATCTAGATCGAGCCAAGTTATATTTTGATGAACACGGGATTGATGATTCCTATGTCTTTGAAGTAACCGGTGGAGCTTTTCAGTATGGGGCTATAGCACCCATTTTAGATTCAGGCTGGTATGTCATAACCTTTTATGACATGGAGAATATTATTTCATTGAATAATCTGCTTTTTTATTTCATCGTTGCGATGGGTCTGATGGGTTTGTTGGCAATACTCATTAATATGGCAATAGAAAAGATGATGATCCAACCATTTTCTAAAATAATGGAGAGTACTGTTCTAAAAGAAGGTGAACGGTCAGTAGAGATCTATGGATTGTCAAGAAACGATGAGTTTGGTGAACTAGCCCGATCGATTGATACGATGAGCCGGCAGTTGGTTGAAGCGATTCCCGTAGGGCTGTTTATTTTAGGCCAGGATCAGGTCTTTAAGTATGGAAACCCTTATTTTCTTAAGCAGTTTAAATGTGAGTCATCGGAAGAATTTAAACAGGTAATGGAGGAGAGTCCGGAAAAGATATTCGGCAGTCGTGGCATTTTTCATGCGTTTTTGGATAGGATGATTAGAAAATCCAGTCATTTAAGTGTTGAACTGGAACTTCATGATCTTGAGGGGGAAATGTTCTGGGCAGAAATTCAGGTTGAAAGAATTAAAAAGAATGCTTTTGAATGGGAATATGAAGGGATCCTTATTAATGTAACCAATCAAAAAAATGAAGAAAGCAGATTGATAGAAGAGGCATCCAGAGATTCGTTAACGGGAATTTATAATAGGGCTTATTTTAATCGCAAAATTGAGAAGCAGATGGAACACGCAGACCGATACCGAAGCGATTTAAGTATGGTAATTTTTGATTTGGATCATTTTAAAAAGATTAATGATACATTTGGACATCAAATTGGGGATGCAGTATTAATAAAGACGGCTGAAATGGTTGAGGAAATGCTTAGACAAACGGATATCCTGGTACGCTGGGGTGGTGAAGAGTTTGCCATTTTGATGCCAGAGACTACGTTAGAAGCCGGTATTGCGGTTTCAGAGCGAATCCGACAGGTCTTAGAAAGTTTTGAACACCCAGATGCAAAAATAGTTACAGCCAGTTTTGGTGTCGCTCAGCGTGCCCGGCATGAAGAGATGCTGAGCTTTTTTACAAGAGCGGATGAGGCACTCTATGAGGCGAAGGAAACCGGCCGTAACAGGGTTTGTGGAAAAAAAGAGGGAAGTTTAAGTTGA
- a CDS encoding GTP pyrophosphokinase family protein: MEINHMAFSNDPQVNNVLKDFIKTQQVYRAAIKEIKTKLEILDEEFQARYDHNPIHHMEYRLKSPKSIIEKMQKKGYEISTESICKNLTDIAGVRVICNYLSDINRIANLLLRQDDITLVRKNDYVAHPKENGYRSLHLIVLVPIFLAERTESIPVEIQVRTIAMNFWASLEHQLKYKAHTNISEDLGDRLKVCASSITHLDEEMQSIYTEIKNGVHPI, translated from the coding sequence ATGGAAATAAATCATATGGCATTCTCCAATGATCCCCAAGTCAACAACGTCCTGAAGGATTTTATCAAAACCCAGCAGGTCTATCGGGCTGCAATCAAAGAAATCAAAACTAAATTGGAAATTCTCGACGAGGAATTCCAGGCCCGATATGATCATAACCCTATTCATCATATGGAATATCGACTCAAAAGTCCTAAAAGTATCATCGAAAAAATGCAGAAAAAGGGCTACGAAATCAGCACAGAATCGATCTGTAAAAACCTTACCGACATCGCCGGTGTGCGGGTTATCTGTAATTATCTAAGTGACATCAACCGAATTGCCAATCTGCTTTTACGCCAGGACGATATCACCCTGGTAAGAAAAAATGATTATGTGGCTCATCCCAAAGAAAATGGCTACCGCAGCCTTCATTTGATCGTCCTGGTCCCAATTTTTTTGGCCGAACGTACCGAGTCAATACCGGTCGAAATCCAGGTTCGAACAATCGCCATGAATTTTTGGGCCAGTCTTGAACATCAGCTCAAGTATAAAGCCCATACCAATATCTCTGAAGATCTGGGCGACCGCCTAAAAGTGTGTGCATCATCGATTACCCATTTAGACGAAGAAATGCAGTCCATTTACACCGAAATTAAAAACGGCGTTCACCCCATATAG
- a CDS encoding transcriptional repressor, with product MKKISENLKAKGLKLTKHRVAILSVLKKSEHPLSADDIFYELQNHSINLSTVYRNLDLLCDKDLVLKLNLSGDNRTVYEYNSPAHRHYLVCLACKKIVPIEHCPLHGYEERLQCETGYSIVGHKLDVYGYCPTCQNEGKTPEE from the coding sequence GTGAAAAAAATCAGTGAGAACTTAAAAGCAAAAGGATTAAAACTGACAAAACATCGAGTTGCCATTCTTTCCGTTCTGAAAAAATCAGAACATCCCCTTTCAGCAGATGATATTTTCTATGAACTGCAAAATCATTCAATCAATTTGTCGACAGTATATCGGAATCTGGATCTTCTTTGTGATAAGGACCTGGTCTTGAAACTTAACCTCTCCGGCGATAACCGAACGGTATATGAATATAACAGCCCGGCTCATCGCCACTATCTGGTTTGTCTGGCTTGCAAAAAAATAGTCCCGATTGAGCATTGTCCACTTCACGGGTATGAAGAAAGGCTCCAATGCGAGACGGGTTATTCAATTGTAGGCCACAAACTGGATGTTTATGGCTATTGTCCGACTTGTCAAAATGAAGGGAAAACACCAGAAGAATAA
- a CDS encoding metal ABC transporter permease gives MIQALFEYQFLQNALFGGILASIVCGMIGVIIVEKKLVMMSGGIAHTAYGGVGLGYLLGFEPIIGAFLFAVLSALAIGAISKKSQSGTDVIIGLFWSMGMALGILFIALMPGYPPDLSSYLFGNILSVTRSDLWLMFVITAVVSFSVIAFFNHWKVFLFDDEFAGILGLKTNFLDNILLILVAMTVVALIRVVGIILVIALLTAPAAIAAMITSNLAKRMMTAAILGVLFCVFGIYLSYTLNIASGAAIVLLSGMVYFLMFMVKRIRAKKGLGRQIREKNQ, from the coding sequence ATGATTCAGGCCTTATTTGAATATCAATTTCTGCAAAATGCTTTGTTCGGGGGGATTTTAGCAAGCATAGTCTGCGGCATGATTGGTGTCATTATAGTTGAGAAAAAGTTGGTAATGATGAGTGGCGGGATCGCCCACACGGCCTATGGCGGAGTTGGGTTAGGTTATTTGCTGGGCTTTGAACCAATTATTGGAGCCTTTCTTTTTGCCGTTCTGTCGGCCCTGGCAATTGGGGCAATCAGTAAGAAGAGCCAGTCGGGAACTGACGTGATTATCGGTTTATTCTGGTCTATGGGGATGGCATTAGGGATTCTCTTTATTGCCCTGATGCCAGGGTATCCACCGGATTTAAGCTCTTATTTGTTTGGTAATATTTTGTCTGTTACCCGCTCTGACCTTTGGCTGATGTTTGTTATCACAGCTGTTGTCAGCTTTAGTGTGATTGCTTTTTTTAATCACTGGAAGGTCTTTCTATTTGACGATGAGTTCGCTGGTATTTTAGGCTTAAAGACAAATTTTCTGGACAATATACTGCTGATTCTAGTGGCAATGACAGTGGTAGCCCTGATCCGGGTTGTGGGAATTATTCTGGTGATTGCGCTGCTGACGGCTCCGGCAGCCATTGCCGCAATGATCACCAGTAATCTGGCCAAAAGAATGATGACGGCTGCGATCTTAGGGGTTTTATTCTGTGTTTTTGGTATTTATTTATCCTACACCTTAAATATTGCATCCGGAGCTGCAATTGTTTTGTTATCAGGTATGGTCTATTTTTTAATGTTTATGGTAAAAAGAATCAGAGCAAAAAAAGGATTAGGAAGGCAGATTCGTGAAAAAAATCAGTGA